One window of Xanthomonas sp. 10-10 genomic DNA carries:
- the mltB gene encoding lytic murein transglycosylase B → MIRRTLTCLLTLGLVACATQPSPPSPPPAASAPPAKPPVAPVAPASAAAEAPALPPVDLTPVPFEIAHANFVRDTAAKYGIDAAQIDAVLAQAQFKDAIVTAMSRPAERVKPWNEYRPMFITQARIEGGRNFLAQHRAELSKVEAATGVPAQVIVAIIGVETSYGSNAGKYRVLDALYTLAFRYPRSGDPAKLEREVRRELFFRDELGQLFALGKEEQLDVTSLIGSYAGAMGMGQFMPSSYRQFGVDGDADGKRNLFTDYNDVFASIANYFVKKGGWVRGGQVAVPATLAAGHEEFNPTDWSPVYTLADLSARGYHPGAPVVAGSTATPISLDDANGKQYWLGFQNFYAITRYNISKMYAMAVFQLSEAIAGKELPPA, encoded by the coding sequence ATGATTCGACGCACCTTGACCTGCCTGCTCACCCTCGGCCTTGTCGCCTGCGCGACCCAGCCCAGCCCTCCGTCCCCGCCGCCGGCTGCCAGCGCACCGCCGGCCAAGCCGCCAGTGGCTCCGGTCGCGCCTGCAAGCGCCGCCGCCGAAGCCCCCGCGCTGCCGCCGGTCGATCTGACCCCGGTGCCCTTCGAGATCGCACACGCCAACTTCGTGCGCGACACCGCCGCCAAGTACGGCATCGACGCCGCACAGATCGACGCGGTGCTGGCGCAGGCGCAGTTCAAGGACGCCATCGTCACCGCGATGTCGCGGCCGGCCGAGCGGGTCAAGCCGTGGAACGAATACCGCCCGATGTTCATCACCCAGGCGCGGATCGAGGGCGGGCGTAACTTCCTGGCCCAGCACCGCGCCGAGCTGAGCAAGGTCGAAGCCGCTACCGGCGTGCCGGCGCAGGTGATCGTGGCCATCATCGGGGTAGAGACCAGTTACGGCAGCAATGCCGGCAAATATCGCGTGCTGGACGCGCTGTATACGCTGGCGTTCCGCTACCCGCGCAGCGGCGACCCGGCCAAGCTCGAGCGCGAAGTGCGTCGCGAGCTGTTCTTCCGCGACGAACTCGGCCAGCTGTTCGCGCTCGGCAAGGAAGAACAGCTCGATGTCACCAGCCTGATTGGCAGCTATGCCGGCGCGATGGGCATGGGCCAGTTCATGCCGTCTAGCTACCGCCAGTTCGGTGTCGATGGCGATGCGGATGGCAAGCGCAATCTGTTTACCGATTACAACGACGTGTTTGCCTCGATCGCCAACTACTTCGTCAAGAAGGGCGGCTGGGTGCGCGGCGGTCAGGTCGCCGTGCCGGCCACGCTGGCTGCCGGTCACGAGGAATTCAATCCCACCGACTGGTCGCCGGTATACACGCTGGCCGATCTGTCCGCGCGCGGGTATCACCCTGGTGCGCCGGTGGTGGCGGGCAGCACCGCCACCCCGATCAGCCTGGACGACGCCAACGGCAAGCAGTACTGGCTGGGCTTTCAGAATTTCTACGCGATCACCCGGTACAACATTTCCAAGATGTATGCGATGGCCGTGTTCCAGCTGTCCGAGGCCATCGCCGGCAAGGAGTTACCCCCGGCATGA
- a CDS encoding septal ring lytic transglycosylase RlpA family protein, which yields MNSMTGPKWLIPMALMLGLAACSSAPKKSVGAKGSGAVKGVKVEGKGPAYVATGCPSTSPYAAAKEDPSTRGDYTAGGLYKPGVKDTTPDHVPNVACIPEPLVTDEPRSAVGNRSPYEVLGKRYVVMDNPGDYVERGTASYYGSKFHGRLTSNKEVYDMYAFTAAHKTLPLPSFALVTNTDTGDSVVVRVNDRGPFHDGRVIDLSYAAAVKLGITGKGTGNVEVRGLTEADNGNLLAKRNRGRVPVTTAVATARPVSGSSQIDGLVQRLPTGTAAPRAAVASAAAVPVATSLATAPAKPAGERWRYNVAESRQPGNPDNFDAWMKSQGVRVATGKPAAVAPRPASATPAPVAAAPVAVAAVRPVDNGAPARPVKTDPAPAKAPSAAEAALGDILLQVASFASRENANRALSQLASAGIAGASVSDIVSGGRTLWRLRVNARDHANASEIAQRIAGLGFGRPQIVAN from the coding sequence ATGAACAGCATGACAGGCCCCAAGTGGCTGATTCCGATGGCGCTGATGCTCGGCCTGGCGGCCTGTAGCAGCGCACCGAAGAAAAGCGTCGGCGCCAAGGGCAGCGGCGCCGTCAAGGGCGTCAAGGTCGAAGGCAAGGGGCCCGCGTATGTCGCCACCGGATGCCCGTCGACCTCGCCGTATGCCGCTGCCAAGGAAGACCCGTCCACACGCGGCGACTACACCGCCGGCGGCCTGTACAAACCCGGCGTCAAGGACACCACGCCCGACCACGTACCGAACGTGGCCTGTATCCCCGAACCGCTGGTCACCGACGAGCCGCGCTCGGCGGTCGGCAATCGCTCGCCCTATGAAGTGCTGGGCAAGCGCTACGTGGTGATGGACAACCCGGGCGACTATGTCGAACGCGGTACCGCCTCGTATTACGGCAGCAAGTTCCACGGCCGGCTGACCTCTAACAAGGAGGTCTACGACATGTACGCCTTCACCGCCGCGCACAAGACGCTGCCGCTGCCCAGCTTCGCCCTGGTGACCAATACCGATACCGGCGACTCGGTGGTGGTGCGCGTCAACGACCGCGGCCCGTTTCACGATGGTCGCGTGATCGATCTGAGCTACGCCGCCGCGGTCAAGCTGGGCATCACCGGCAAGGGCACCGGCAATGTCGAAGTGCGCGGGCTGACCGAAGCCGATAACGGCAACCTGCTGGCCAAGCGCAATCGCGGACGGGTGCCGGTCACGACGGCTGTTGCCACCGCGCGGCCGGTATCGGGCAGCAGCCAGATCGATGGCCTGGTGCAGCGTCTGCCCACCGGCACGGCTGCTCCGCGTGCGGCGGTTGCAAGCGCGGCTGCCGTCCCCGTTGCGACATCCCTCGCCACTGCGCCGGCCAAACCCGCCGGCGAGCGCTGGCGTTACAACGTCGCCGAGTCGCGACAACCCGGCAATCCGGACAATTTCGATGCCTGGATGAAGTCGCAGGGCGTGCGCGTTGCGACCGGCAAGCCGGCAGCGGTTGCGCCGCGTCCGGCATCGGCCACGCCTGCGCCTGTCGCTGCCGCGCCGGTGGCGGTTGCAGCGGTCAGGCCAGTGGACAACGGCGCGCCTGCGCGCCCGGTCAAGACCGATCCAGCGCCGGCCAAGGCGCCGAGTGCAGCGGAAGCCGCCCTTGGCGACATCCTGTTGCAGGTCGCCAGCTTCGCCAGCCGCGAAAACGCCAACCGCGCGCTGTCGCAGCTTGCCTCGGCCGGTATCGCCGGTGCCAGCGTCAGCGACATCGTCAGCGGTGGCCGCACCCTGTGGCGCTTGCGCGTCAACGCACGCGACCACGCCAATGCCTCGGAGATCGCCCAGCGCATCGCCGGGCTGGGCTTCGGGCGCCCGCAGATCGTCGCCAACTGA